One window from the genome of Bacteroidales bacterium encodes:
- a CDS encoding glycosyltransferase family 2 protein, producing MISASIVIITLNEERNIERCLNSVKDISDDIIVVDSYSNDKTKEICKKYDVNFIEYDWKGYSETKNYGNSIAKYDWILSIDADEVVSEKLKKSLLNVDLNSGFDGFYLKRLNNYCGKWIKHSGWYPDRKIRLWNKNKAKWEGEVHEKIVLEKQSEIGCLKGNLLHYSYYTIKEHIKRIEKYSDMSAQEYFKKGKKSNIFKIYVAPVFKFILNYFIRLGFLDGYYGFIICKLTAYTTFLKYYKLKKISNIEH from the coding sequence ATGATTTCGGCATCAATAGTAATAATTACATTAAATGAAGAGCGGAATATTGAACGCTGTCTCAATTCTGTTAAAGATATTTCCGATGATATTATTGTTGTTGATTCGTATTCTAACGACAAAACAAAAGAAATCTGCAAAAAATATGATGTAAATTTTATAGAATATGACTGGAAAGGATATTCCGAAACCAAAAATTACGGAAATAGCATTGCAAAATATGATTGGATACTTTCAATAGATGCAGATGAAGTTGTTTCAGAGAAATTAAAAAAATCTCTTTTAAATGTTGATTTAAATTCGGGTTTTGACGGATTTTATCTTAAACGTTTAAACAATTATTGTGGTAAATGGATTAAACATTCTGGTTGGTATCCCGATAGAAAAATAAGATTGTGGAATAAAAATAAAGCAAAATGGGAAGGCGAAGTTCATGAAAAAATAGTTTTAGAAAAACAATCTGAAATCGGCTGCCTGAAAGGAAATTTATTGCATTATTCCTACTATACAATAAAAGAACATATAAAAAGAATAGAAAAATATTCCGATATGTCTGCACAGGAATATTTCAAAAAAGGTAAAAAATCAAATATTTTTAAAATTTACGTTGCTCCTGTTTTTAAATTTATTTTGAATTATTTTATAAGATTGGGGTTCTTGGATGGATATTACGGTTTCATAATTTGTAAATTAACGGCGTACACTACCTTTCTTAAATATTATAAATTAAAAAAAATATCGAACATCGAACACTGA